The Anaerolineae bacterium region GCGCCACCCTTAATGAAGCCGATCTTTCGCAGGCCAACATGATCGAGGTCAACCTGTCTCGGGCCAAAATGTTTGAGATCAATCTAAATGAGGCCATTCTCAGTTGGGCCGATTTGAGTTGGGCAAAATTATACGAGGCGCAACTCAGTTGGGTTAACCTGAACGCAGCCAACCTGGGCCGCGCCTGCCTGATCTCGGCCAATCTGAACGAGGCCAATTTGAGCGAAGCCAATTTAGCCTCAACCGATTTGAGCCACGCCGACCTGCGCGAAGCCAAACTGAGATTTGCCAATCTGGAGGAGGCTATTTTGCGCCAGGCTAACCTGAGCGGCACCGACCTGCGTGAGGTCAACCTGACCGGGGCCGATTTGAGCGAAGCCCAATTGAATTGGGCCAATTTGACCGGGGCCCAGGTGAGCCGGGAGCAGTTAGAGCAGGCGGCCGGTTTAGAAGGATTGATCCTGCCCGACGGTTCAATTTATGCAGCCTGACTTAAAAGCGGGCAAAAACAGGCGCCGCGCCCTGGCCTTGAGCCTGGGCCTGTTTTTGTTTGCCGTTTATCTTTTTACCTACCGGGGCGGCTTCCACTCCATTGACGAAGTGGCCATGTATGCCGTGACCGAGAACATGGCCAAATTGGGCCGGTTTAACATTGATCAAATCGCCTGGATCCAATGGACCACCAGCCAGTCCGAGGCCCAGGGCTTTTTTGGCAAAGATGACCACGTTTACTCCAAAAAGGGGCTGGCGCTTTCGCTGGCCCAAGCGCCACTGTACTGGCTGGCGTTGCATTTGCCGGGAATTGGCATGCTGCAAACCGTTTCTTTGCTCAACGCTTGGGTCATTGCCGCTACCGGCCTGCTCATTTTTATGTTTCTCCACCGCCTGAAGTTTTCCACCCTCACCGCCCTTGTTACCGCGCTTACCTTTGGCCTGGCCACAATTGCCGCCGTTTACGCCAAATATCTTTTCAGCGAGCCGCTGGCCGGCTTTTTATTATTGTTAGCCGCTTACATGCTATTTGCCTATCGTCAGGAGGGCGGGCTGCGTCATATAGCCCTGGCCGGGCTGGCCGCCGGTTTTGCCGTGGTCGCCCGCGCCAACAATCTTTTTGTTTTGCCGGTTTTTGGCCTATATTTATCTTGGGTGGTATGGCGAGGATTAGATTGGCAATTTGGGCAATCGGCACAGCAGCAAATGGGCGGAGCAGCAAATCCACAGGGCAACCCATCAACGATTTTCCCCTTTCCCCTCTCCCCTCTCCTCTCTCCTCTCTCAGTATTTATCCTGGCTATGGCTATTCCTGGGGCTATTCTATTAGGTTACAATGCTGTTCGCTCCGGCAACCCTTTGCAAACCGGCTACGATCTGACCCTCTTTTCGCCCAATATTCTCCTGGGACTTTATAAATTGCTCTTTAGCCCCTTGCGTGGCCTTTTTGCCTACAGCCCCATTTTGCTTCTGAGTGTGCCCGGCTGGTGGTTTTTGCGCAAAACCCGGCCCGCCGAGGCCTGGCTTATGGCCGGCCTTGTCGGCGTCACCATTGGCCTTTTTTCCGCCTGGTCCTCCGGCGAGGGCCTCTCATGGGGCAGCCGTTTTTTGGTGCCGGTGATCCCCTTCTTTGGGCTTAGCCTGGCCCCGATTGTGGCAAAGGGGGTTGAAGCCAGAGCGCAAGTTTGGCGGTTTACGTTTTACGCTTTATTGCCGCTTTCGGTTTTTATCCAATTCCTGGGCCTAGCCATCAACCCCTGGGTTTTTCTGGCCCGTCTGCAAAAAGATTTTGGCGGAGAATTTTTTCTGGAAAATACGGCGGCGCTTTATAACTTTCGTTATAGCCAGATTGTGGGCCAACTTGAAACCTGGTCCCTGACCAACTCCGACGTGGTCTGGTGGCAGCCGGGGGGTTTTGACGGGCTGGCTTTTGGCTTGAGCTTGGGGCTGCTTGTGTTTTCCGGCTGGTTTTTATGGCGGCAGATGGTCAACAACCAACGACCAACGACCAATGACCAACGACCAGCAACCGTTGAAACCGTATCCCGGCCCGGCCCTACTACCACCCTATTTCCTATTCCCTATTCTCTGCCCCCGGTTACCCTGCTACTTTGTTGCCTTGCACCCCTGCTCCTCTGCTACCTGCTCCTGACTCGCTACTACCGCACCGACCAACAATTCGGCCCGCCCAACGACGCTTACACCCGCGCCCTTTACACTGCCGCCGCCAACAAGGCCGCCGGCGACCAAATTGTCACCGTAGCCCAAAACCACTACCACGTGCCGATGAACCGTTTTAAGGCCAAAATCCCTCTGATCGGCCTGGCCCGGCAAACGTGGCCCCCGCCGCAAACCGCCCTGTCGCTTTTAAGCCATGCCACTGCCGGGCCAAATGTGTGGCTGGTGACCATTGGCTTTCAACCCGCCGCGCCGGATAACGCCGCCGAACGCTGGCTGGCCGCCAACGTGTTCAAAGCCGGCGACGAATGGCTTGACGAAAGCGTGCGTTTGGTGCGTTTTGCCACGCAAAAGCCTAAAATCATTCGCCCCCTCAAAATTACTCTGGGCAATGAGGAAATACAATTGGTTGAAGTCGTTTTGCTTGAGGCGCTCCGGCCAGGACAGGCCCTGCCCGTGGAATTTATCTGGCTGCCCTTGGCCCAACCGCAAACAGACTATAACCTTTTCCTGCAACTGCTGGCTGCCGATGGCGCGTTAGCGGCCCAGCACGACAACCCGCCCAACGGCGGCTACAGCCCTACTTCCACCTGGCAACCCGGCCGGCCGGTCATCGTCCGCCACGCCCTGCCCTTACCCCCTGACCTCACCCCTGGCGACTATCGCCTGATTACCGGCTTGTATCACCCGACCACCGGCGAGCGACTGTCCATCGTCGGCGGAAGCGATTTTATTGATTTAGGTTTCATTACTGTTGAACGGTAAAATGTCAAACAAAAAATGAAACTGCCAACCGTCCCTCAAAAACTGATCATCCTGGGCCTGGTGTTGCTGGCTTTTTTGCTGCGAGCCTATCGCCTTGATTTCCAGAGTTACTGGATTGATGAAGCCTGGAGCGTTTATTTTGCCAACCTCTCCCCCGCTCAGTTATGGCACCTGCTCAAAACCGTAGAACCTCTGCCGCCCTTTTACCATCCTTCCACCATTTATTGGGCCTGGCTGGTGGGCGATAGCGAATACGCCATGCGTTTTTACTCGTTGTTGTTTGGCGTTTTGGCCGTGCCCTTCACCTATCGCCTGGGCCGGGCCTTGGGCGATGACCGGCTGGGGCTGCTGGCCGCCCTCTTAATGGCCGTCTCCCCTTATCAAATTTGGCATTCCCAGGAGGCGCGGATGTACAGCGCCCTCACCGCCGCCTCGGTGATGAGCATGTGGGGGTTTGCCAACCTGTACCGGCGCGGCGGCCGGCGCTGGCGCATCGTTTACATTATAGGCACGGTGTGGGCCATTATGACCCACTATCACGGCGTGGTGCTCATTGGCATCCAGGGCCTCTTTTTGCTGCTCACCTGGCAGCGCCACCGGCGCGTTTACCTGGATTGGGGCGCTACGCTTGTAGTTGTGCTGCTGCTCCAACTGCCCTGGCTCATTCTGGGCGGCAACCTGCTGCAAAGTTACCTCAACTGGATCGAGCAGCCCACGCTCTGGGACACTTACCTCCGCAGCGCCGTAGCCTACAGCCTGAATGAACTGGCGCCCCGCCCCCAGGCCATCCCCCTTGCCCTTGTTTTTGTGGCCGCCTACCTGCTGGGCCTGTTTTACGCGACCCGCCGCCGGTGGGGAAGCTGGCGCGGCCCGGAGATGCTGGCCTTTTTGGCCGCTTACACCCTTGCCCCCAACCTGGCCGCCTGGCTCTACGGCGAATTCCGCACCACGGTTTATTACGAACGCTATCTCATCCTGGTGCAGGTTGGCTATTTATTGACTATTGCCGTTGGCGTTTTAGCCGTAGCCGACGGCCTGCCTTCCCTGATTTCCCGTTTTGGAAAACGGCGGCAGCGGCATTCCCGCCTGCCGGCCCGGTTAGCCAAATTCAGCGCCATCCTGTTGCTGCTTGCGCTCATTGGCCTTAACGGCTGGGTTCTTTATCATCATTATTATGACCCCGTTTACGCTAAACCCAACTGGCGGGCCGTGGCCCAAACCGTTCAGGATTTTGGCCGGCCCGGTGACGCCGTTCTCCTCACCGGCGACGGCGGGGAACACGCTTTTAATTATTATTATCACGGCAGCCTGCCGGTATACTATCCCTTTAACATCTCCCCCCACCACCAACAGCAGCGCCCGACAGGCGACGAAGCCCGGCAAATTTTGGCCGGCATCGCCGCCAAACACCAACGCCTCTGGTACACGCCCTACGGCATGCACCTTGACCCCATACTGGAAGGCTGGTTGGCCGAACACGCCCACCCGGCCTGGCACAGTTGGCTGGGCCGCAAACGGTTAGCCTTGTACGCCACTCAGGCTGTTACCAACCGGCAAAAAACCCTTAATGTTCTTTTTGCCGATGCGTCTGGCCGGGGGCCAAAGTTGCTCCATATCGCCTGGCCGGATGAACCCACGGCCGCAGGCGACCTGCTGCCTCTGGCGTTGACCTGGCAGACCGAGGCCCCGCTGGCCAATGATTACCAATTATCTCTCCGGTTGAGCAACGCCCGCGGCGACATCTTCACCCAGAGCGACTGGCCGCCTCTCACCGCCATTGCCCCCACCTCGGCCTGGCCACCTCACCAACCCCTCACCGATCGGCGCAGCCTGTGGCTTCCGCCCGACGTCCCACCCGGCGATTATACGCTGCAACTGGTGGTCTATAATCCCGTTTCCGGCCAATCTCTTGGCCAGCCAGTCATACTCTCCGGTTTTGCCGTTGGCCCGGCCCAAATCAGCCCCCCCCTTGAAGCTTTATCTATTCCCAACCTTGGCCGACGCATTATGGGTAACTTAACTTTAGCAGGTTATATATCGCCCCCCAAAATACAGCCCGGCCAGGAAATGTGGCTCTGGCTGTACTGGCAGGCCAAAGAACTTGCCAACCCGGATTCCATTGTCCGGCTGAGTTTGCGCAGCGGCGATAAAGTTGTTTCCGCCGATTATCCGCTGGCCGCCTCGATTGGCCCGCTTGCTTCCTGGCAGCAAGGCCAGGTGCGGCGGGCCGTGTACCACCTGCCTACCAGCCCCCGGCTGGCGGGTCAAATAGCAGAACTGGCCGTGGCGCTTGTTTTGCCGGATGGACGGGTTGAGGCGGAAACCGTTCTAACTCAAATTGAGTTGGAAACCCGGCCCCGCCAATTTGATGTTCCCGCCGTTGATCGCCCGCTGGACATCTCTTTTGGCGATGCGGCCCAAATCAAATTACTGGGCTACAATCTGCCCGCCGCCCAAGCTGCGCCGGGCGACACGCTGACCCTCACCCTGGTATGGCAAGCCGGGGCCGAAATGGACCTGGACTACACCGTATTTGTGCAACTGCTCAATCATGCCGGGCAGGTGGCGGCCCAGGTTGACGCGCCGCCCCTGGCCGGAGCCGCCCCCACCACCACCTGGCTCCCCGGCGAAACCCTGGCCGATACTTACCCCCTGGCCCTCCCGGCTGATCTTTCTCCTGGAAGTTACCGCCTCATCGCCGGCCTTTACCACGCTCCTACCGGCCGGCGCTTGCCGGTATCCTCCGGCGGGGATTTTGTGGAGTTACCCCAGGTTGCGGTAAAATAATCAACCGGAAAGGGTGCTGCCCGTGCCGTATGAGATCTTGCCTAAAGCAGCGTAAAACAACAGCATGTCAAAAATATCAGACCAAACGTATCTTTTGACCAACCAATACCAGAACGCCTCAAATCTGAACGCCCGGATGCAGCTTCACGCCCGGTTTAGTGTAAATCAGTCTGGCTGGCATCTGTGGGTTTTTGACCATTTTAGACTTGACCCCCAGAGTCGGGTGCTTGAATTAGGCTGCGGCCCCGGCAGTTTGTGGGTTGAAAATTTAAACCGCATCCCTCCCGGTTGGGATATTACCCTCTCTGATTTTTCCGAGGGGATGTTGCAAATAGCCCAAAAAGATCTGGAGAATAGCCGTCGCCGGTTTTTGTTTGACGTTATTGATGCTCAATCCATCCCTGCCGATAAGCAAAGTTTTGACGCGGTCATTGCCAACCACATGTTCTATCACGTGCCAGACATATCCCAGGCGTTGTCAGAAATTCATCGAGTTTTGAAACCCGGCGGGCGCTTATACGCTTCAACGGTGGGTCTGACCCACATGCAAGAATTGGATAAACTGCTGCGCAAATTTGACCCCAAAATTGAAACACTTTTTGACGGAGATCAGCCCCATTCCTTCATCCTTGAAAATGGGGCTGAGATATTATCGCAGTGGTTTACCGATGTTACGCTGTGGAAATATGACGATGCGTTGGTTATTACCGAAGTAGAGCCGTTGGTTGCTTATGTTATGTCTATGATTAGATTTACGTTGGATAAAGATAGACTGGCCGAATTCACCAACTTTGTCGCCCAGGAAATGGTCTCAGCAGGGGCCATTCACGTCACCAAAGCCAGCGGTCTTTTTGAGGCGGTTAAAGGTTAAGGGCTTAAAATGATTGCTGCCACCTATCCCCATGCCGGTGATTTTCTGCTCAAAACCCGGGCCTTTCTGGAACAAGATGAGGCCGCCAATGGCCTGATGCTGGGCATCTGTTTTCAGCTCAACCGTCACCCCGACTGGATTAAAACAAGGCCCTACTTTATCACCATTTCTACTGAAACCGAACTTGTGCTGGCCGCCGTGCAGACGCCGCCCTACAACCTGGTGATTTACGGCAGGCGCCACGATTGTGACCGCGCTTTTGCCCTGCTGGCACAAAACCTTTGGGCCGACCAGCAAATGCTTCCCGGCGTGTTGGGACCTGCTCCCATCGCCGAAACGTTTGCCCAAAGCTGGGCCAATATTGCCGGGACAAAATATCGGGCGGGCATGCGCCAGCGCATCTACGAGTTAAAAAGCGTTGTGCCGCCGCCATCCACCCCCGGCCACATGCGGCTGGCCCGCGCCGGCGACGCTAACCTGATCACGCAGTGGGCGCTCGCTTTTCAAACAGAAGCTCTCACTCCCGGCCATCCCACCCAAACCCGGGCCGCGATAGAACAACGGATTGGCGATCAAGAGATTTATCTTTGGCAAGATGCGCGGCCTGTTTCTATGGCGGCTAAAGCCCGCCCGGTTTCCAACGGCATTGCCGTGAGCTTGGTCTATACGCCCCCTGAGTTCAGGCGGCAAGGTTACGCCACGGCTTGTGTGGCGGCCTTGAGCCAACTGCTGTTAGACTCCGGCCGGCAGTACTGTTCTTTGTTTACCGATCTATCGAATCCAACATCAAACCACATTTACCGGAAAATAGGATATACCCCGGTTTGCGATTTTAATGAATATATTTTTGACGCGGCTGCAAACACATGAATCCCTTAAAAGCCTGGTCTCGTTTTGATTGGTTCAGCCTGATCCTTTTTGCCGCTTTGGTAACGCTTTTTCACTGGCGCATTCTCACCCCCAACATGGCCGACCGCCAATCCTTCCCTCCCGGCGACTTCAGCGCCCAGTTTTGGGCCTTTACCACGTTTGAAGCCCGCGAGCTGAGCGTAGGGCGGCTGCCCCTGTGGAATCCCTACACCTTTGCCGGCGCGCCCTTTTGGGCCGACGTGCAGGCGGCGGTTTTTTACCCGCCCAGCCTGCTCACGCTGCTGCTGTCCGCGCCGGCGGGCTTTTCCCTTTTTGCCCTGGAAATTGAAGCCATTGCCCATTTTTGGCTGGCCGCCGCCTTGATGTACCTTTTTGTTCGCCAAGTTACCCAGAGCCGTTCCGCCGCTCTCATGGCCGCCCTCATCTTTACTTTTAGCGGCTATCTCACCGGTTACCCCGGCCAGCAATTGGCCGTGCTGGAAGCGGATGTCTGGCTGCCGCTGATCCTCTTTTTTCTTTACCGGGGCAGCCGGCCGGGACCGGCCAAAGTGGCCCGCGCCTCCGCCGGTCAGCCGGAAACGCTTGACTTTGACTCCGCCTCCCGGCCCCGCCGTTCTCCCCGGCCCTGGCTTCTTTTGGCGGGCGCGGCCTGGGGCGTCACGCTGCTGGCCGGGCATCCGCAGAGCGCGCTTATTGTGGCCTACCTCAGTTCGGCGTATTTCTTTTTTCTCCGGCTCCCCATGCCCCCCGGGGTGCGGGTCACCCGGAGCGTTTTGCGTTTTGCCGTAATCCTCAGCCACTGGCTCATTTTTATCCTTACCGGCCTGGCCCTGGCCGCCGTCCAATTTATCCCCGCGGTTGAATACACCCGGCTGTCCGTCCGCGCCGAGGGCGTTTACGATAAAATGGCGGGCGGTTTTCCGCTTGCTGATCTGGTTCAACTGCTGCTGCCCGGCCAGGTGAGTGTTTACTCACCCCTGTACGTAGGCGTGGTTGGCCTGATTTTGGCCTGTTGGGGCGCTTTTGTTCAACCCAACCGGTCCAAAACCTTTTGGGCCGCGGCGGCCTTGGTGTCGCTGTTTATCTCGTTTGGCGGGAATACGTTTCTCTATAGCCCGCTCTACCTTTTTACGCCTGGTTTCTCCATCTTCCGGGGACAAGAACGGTGGGCTTTTGCCGTTGTTTTTAGTTTCTCTGTGTTGGCCGGTTACGGCTGGAAAACGTTGCAGGAGCAGATAGCAAATTACAAATTACAAATTACAGCTTACCCGGCACAAGTCTTGCCGTCCACAATACGTAATACGCAATACATTTTACGTTTTACGCAATACCTTCTCTTTTTTTCCCTGCTTCTTGTTTTTCTCTTCTTTTACGGCCTCAACAATACCGGCTGGACGCCCGCCAGCCCTTTTTATCACCTGCTTGGCGGAGCCACTTTGTTAACCCTGCTGCTGGCCCTGGCCTGGCTGTTGTGGAAATTTTCTCCCCGCCTGCCGCCCCTTGTTTTTACCGGCCTGGCCGCCGCGCTGATCTGTTTTGACCTGTTCACGGCCAACTGGCAAACCAATCTCTACCCCCAAGGGCCGCAGTGTCACACCCAAATGCCAAACGCCGTGGCCGCCATCAAACAAGACACCGCCGCATCCCCCAACCAACCCTATCGCGTTTATAATGAGTTTCGCTTGTACGACAACTACGGCGTGTCCTTTGAAATTGAAGACCTGTGGGGCGCCAGCCCGCTGCGGCCCCGCCGTTACGATGAATTTTTGGCCCCGCCCATGCCCATCGAGCGCGCCTGGGAACTGCTCAACGTCAAATACGTTATCACCTGGCGGCAAGAGTTGTTCGTCCCTTCCACCATCATTTACCAGGAACCGGCGGACGGCGGCGTCACCTACGTCCATCGTTTAAACAAGGTCGGCCCGCGCGCCTGGTTGGTGACCCAGGCCGAAATCCACGACGACGCCGCCATCCTGCAAAAAATTGCCGACCCTCGTTTTGACCGTTGGCGCACTGCGCTGCTGGAGCCGGAAGCGGCGCAATACGTCGGGCCAATCACCGGCTCAAACAATAAAGCCTGGCCGCAAAACCCGTCTTCCGTATCTGGCCTCACGTTTCATACCCCTCAATCACTTTCCGCAACCGTAACTTCCCCCGTCCCCGCTCTGCTGATCTTCAGCGAAATTCACTACCCCGGCTGGCAGGCCGAAATTGACGGCCAGCCGGCGCCCCTTCTCCGCGCCAACTACGCGCTCCGCGCCGTGCCGGTTCCCGCCGGCGAACACACCGTCCGGTTGACCTTCCGCCCGCCAACTTTCCTCGTTGGGGCTATTGTCAGCGCGATGGCCTTTTTTGTTATCATCATTCTTCTGGTAATCTATCGCCGTAAGGAATTAGCATGATGGCTGCCCAATCGCAATCTCGTGCTGAGCCTTGCCCTGAGCGCAGTCGAAGGGGCAGTCGAAGAATCATAAATCGCCAACCTGTCCTGAGCCGAAGTAAAGGGTCGCCAATCCTCTGGTTGGCCTTTACCGCCGTACTGCTCATCGCCTTTTTCTTTCGCTTCTATCGCCTGGCCGACCATCCCCTGGGCCTCTTTTGGGACCCGTCCGTCAACGGCCTGGATGCGGTTCGGTTGATGCAGCGCGGGGGGCATGCGGTTTTTATGCCCACCAACGGTGGACGCGAGGCCTTGGTGGTCTATCTGCTCATTCCCTTTATCTGGCTTTTTGACACAACGCCCTTTGCCGTTCGTGCTCTCACGGCCACTACCGGCCTGTTAACAATAGCCTTGCTTTTTGGCTTCCTCAAAGCGGTGAGTTGTTTGGATTTTGGGACTGGGTACAAGCGCTTGGCGGCCCAACTTGCCATCTCATCATCTTGGTCCAACGGCCTTTGCTTGGCTCCTCTGGCCGGCCTGATTTTGGCGACCTCTTACTGGCACATTGCCGTTAGCCGCTTGGGAGTCCGCGCGGTTTTGGTGGCGGTGTTTTCCGTACCGATGTTTTGGTTTTTTCTCAAGGGTTGGGCCGGCCAGCAAAAACGATGGTTCGTTCTCTCCGGCCTGCTCATGGGGTTGGCGGGTTATACCTATTTTGCCGCCCGGCTCCTGCCCCTGATTCTGGTTTTGAGCCTCATCCCGGAATTTTTTGACCGGCCTAAACAAAAGATAGGCAAATACGGCCCTGGCCTGCTTGTGTTTATCGGCAGCGCCCTGGCAATTTACCTGCCGATGGCCTGGTATTTGGTTACTCACCCGGCCCAATTTACGGCGCGGGCCTTTTCGGTGATAATCTGGAATTTTCTCGACACCCCTGCCGCCATCATCGCCGAGATGGGCCGCAATGCCTTACGCGCGCTGGGCTTTTTCTGCTGCGCCGGCAGCCCCAACCCTATTTTTGGCCTGCCCGGCTGGCCCGGTTTGCCCTTTGTGCTGACCCCTTTTCTCCTGTTGGGGCTGGCCTTTGCCCTAAAACAATGGCGGCACATTTTTTGCCGCTTGCTTGCGTTGTGGTGGCTGGTGGGGGTCGCGCCCTCCCTGGTCACCATTGAAGCGCCTCACCCGTTGCGCATGATTGTGGCCGTTGTGCCCACCGCCGTTCTGATTGCTTTTGGCCTCATCAATACTGCCAATTGGCTGCAAGCGCGTTTCACCTTTTCCACCTTACGCTGGCTGCCCCTCGCTCTCATTTTGACCACCCTGCCGGGCACCTTCCGGGCTTATTTCATTGATTGGACTCGGTTACAAACCACCCAGGGCATTTATGATTACGGCGCCATCGCCATCCGGGATGCGATTCTTGACCACGCCGGTGACGAGACCCCCCTTTAC contains the following coding sequences:
- a CDS encoding glycosyltransferase family 39 protein; translated protein: MKLPTVPQKLIILGLVLLAFLLRAYRLDFQSYWIDEAWSVYFANLSPAQLWHLLKTVEPLPPFYHPSTIYWAWLVGDSEYAMRFYSLLFGVLAVPFTYRLGRALGDDRLGLLAALLMAVSPYQIWHSQEARMYSALTAASVMSMWGFANLYRRGGRRWRIVYIIGTVWAIMTHYHGVVLIGIQGLFLLLTWQRHRRVYLDWGATLVVVLLLQLPWLILGGNLLQSYLNWIEQPTLWDTYLRSAVAYSLNELAPRPQAIPLALVFVAAYLLGLFYATRRRWGSWRGPEMLAFLAAYTLAPNLAAWLYGEFRTTVYYERYLILVQVGYLLTIAVGVLAVADGLPSLISRFGKRRQRHSRLPARLAKFSAILLLLALIGLNGWVLYHHYYDPVYAKPNWRAVAQTVQDFGRPGDAVLLTGDGGEHAFNYYYHGSLPVYYPFNISPHHQQQRPTGDEARQILAGIAAKHQRLWYTPYGMHLDPILEGWLAEHAHPAWHSWLGRKRLALYATQAVTNRQKTLNVLFADASGRGPKLLHIAWPDEPTAAGDLLPLALTWQTEAPLANDYQLSLRLSNARGDIFTQSDWPPLTAIAPTSAWPPHQPLTDRRSLWLPPDVPPGDYTLQLVVYNPVSGQSLGQPVILSGFAVGPAQISPPLEALSIPNLGRRIMGNLTLAGYISPPKIQPGQEMWLWLYWQAKELANPDSIVRLSLRSGDKVVSADYPLAASIGPLASWQQGQVRRAVYHLPTSPRLAGQIAELAVALVLPDGRVEAETVLTQIELETRPRQFDVPAVDRPLDISFGDAAQIKLLGYNLPAAQAAPGDTLTLTLVWQAGAEMDLDYTVFVQLLNHAGQVAAQVDAPPLAGAAPTTTWLPGETLADTYPLALPADLSPGSYRLIAGLYHAPTGRRLPVSSGGDFVELPQVAVK
- a CDS encoding pentapeptide repeat-containing protein translates to MDIRELMGQYHAGQRDFRGVDLAGFVLYGVNLSDANFQRANFSKVKLLEANLQRCNLSEATLNGANLTGATLSESNLNWAKLVGATLNEADLSQANMIEVNLSRAKMFEINLNEAILSWADLSWAKLYEAQLSWVNLNAANLGRACLISANLNEANLSEANLASTDLSHADLREAKLRFANLEEAILRQANLSGTDLREVNLTGADLSEAQLNWANLTGAQVSREQLEQAAGLEGLILPDGSIYAA
- a CDS encoding phospholipid carrier-dependent glycosyltransferase, coding for MQPDLKAGKNRRRALALSLGLFLFAVYLFTYRGGFHSIDEVAMYAVTENMAKLGRFNIDQIAWIQWTTSQSEAQGFFGKDDHVYSKKGLALSLAQAPLYWLALHLPGIGMLQTVSLLNAWVIAATGLLIFMFLHRLKFSTLTALVTALTFGLATIAAVYAKYLFSEPLAGFLLLLAAYMLFAYRQEGGLRHIALAGLAAGFAVVARANNLFVLPVFGLYLSWVVWRGLDWQFGQSAQQQMGGAANPQGNPSTIFPFPLSPLLSPLSVFILAMAIPGAILLGYNAVRSGNPLQTGYDLTLFSPNILLGLYKLLFSPLRGLFAYSPILLLSVPGWWFLRKTRPAEAWLMAGLVGVTIGLFSAWSSGEGLSWGSRFLVPVIPFFGLSLAPIVAKGVEARAQVWRFTFYALLPLSVFIQFLGLAINPWVFLARLQKDFGGEFFLENTAALYNFRYSQIVGQLETWSLTNSDVVWWQPGGFDGLAFGLSLGLLVFSGWFLWRQMVNNQRPTTNDQRPATVETVSRPGPTTTLFPIPYSLPPVTLLLCCLAPLLLCYLLLTRYYRTDQQFGPPNDAYTRALYTAAANKAAGDQIVTVAQNHYHVPMNRFKAKIPLIGLARQTWPPPQTALSLLSHATAGPNVWLVTIGFQPAAPDNAAERWLAANVFKAGDEWLDESVRLVRFATQKPKIIRPLKITLGNEEIQLVEVVLLEALRPGQALPVEFIWLPLAQPQTDYNLFLQLLAADGALAAQHDNPPNGGYSPTSTWQPGRPVIVRHALPLPPDLTPGDYRLITGLYHPTTGERLSIVGGSDFIDLGFITVER
- a CDS encoding GNAT family N-acetyltransferase, whose translation is MLGICFQLNRHPDWIKTRPYFITISTETELVLAAVQTPPYNLVIYGRRHDCDRAFALLAQNLWADQQMLPGVLGPAPIAETFAQSWANIAGTKYRAGMRQRIYELKSVVPPPSTPGHMRLARAGDANLITQWALAFQTEALTPGHPTQTRAAIEQRIGDQEIYLWQDARPVSMAAKARPVSNGIAVSLVYTPPEFRRQGYATACVAALSQLLLDSGRQYCSLFTDLSNPTSNHIYRKIGYTPVCDFNEYIFDAAANT
- a CDS encoding methyltransferase domain-containing protein, with the translated sequence MSKISDQTYLLTNQYQNASNLNARMQLHARFSVNQSGWHLWVFDHFRLDPQSRVLELGCGPGSLWVENLNRIPPGWDITLSDFSEGMLQIAQKDLENSRRRFLFDVIDAQSIPADKQSFDAVIANHMFYHVPDISQALSEIHRVLKPGGRLYASTVGLTHMQELDKLLRKFDPKIETLFDGDQPHSFILENGAEILSQWFTDVTLWKYDDALVITEVEPLVAYVMSMIRFTLDKDRLAEFTNFVAQEMVSAGAIHVTKASGLFEAVKG
- a CDS encoding YfhO family protein, giving the protein MNPLKAWSRFDWFSLILFAALVTLFHWRILTPNMADRQSFPPGDFSAQFWAFTTFEARELSVGRLPLWNPYTFAGAPFWADVQAAVFYPPSLLTLLLSAPAGFSLFALEIEAIAHFWLAAALMYLFVRQVTQSRSAALMAALIFTFSGYLTGYPGQQLAVLEADVWLPLILFFLYRGSRPGPAKVARASAGQPETLDFDSASRPRRSPRPWLLLAGAAWGVTLLAGHPQSALIVAYLSSAYFFFLRLPMPPGVRVTRSVLRFAVILSHWLIFILTGLALAAVQFIPAVEYTRLSVRAEGVYDKMAGGFPLADLVQLLLPGQVSVYSPLYVGVVGLILACWGAFVQPNRSKTFWAAAALVSLFISFGGNTFLYSPLYLFTPGFSIFRGQERWAFAVVFSFSVLAGYGWKTLQEQIANYKLQITAYPAQVLPSTIRNTQYILRFTQYLLFFSLLLVFLFFYGLNNTGWTPASPFYHLLGGATLLTLLLALAWLLWKFSPRLPPLVFTGLAAALICFDLFTANWQTNLYPQGPQCHTQMPNAVAAIKQDTAASPNQPYRVYNEFRLYDNYGVSFEIEDLWGASPLRPRRYDEFLAPPMPIERAWELLNVKYVITWRQELFVPSTIIYQEPADGGVTYVHRLNKVGPRAWLVTQAEIHDDAAILQKIADPRFDRWRTALLEPEAAQYVGPITGSNNKAWPQNPSSVSGLTFHTPQSLSATVTSPVPALLIFSEIHYPGWQAEIDGQPAPLLRANYALRAVPVPAGEHTVRLTFRPPTFLVGAIVSAMAFFVIIILLVIYRRKELA